A stretch of DNA from Malus sylvestris chromosome 9, drMalSylv7.2, whole genome shotgun sequence:
TCGCCACAGCAAAAATACAAGTAACGAGTTTTGCATACCTAACCCTTCACCGTAGAATTACAAGTTATGTTGGCGGTTTCTAAAGTATACACCTTTCTAAGAACCTTGAGGTAGAATGGCCAAGATGCACTACTTTCATTAATAGGTCCTTGGCCAAAAGGCTGTTGCTCTACAAACTCCTGTATATTTTCAGCTGCAGCCAACCCTTCCAGATAGACCCGAATATCACCTCCAGGACCTGCCATGCATTACGGTCATTTATATTTATCATTTGCCTCCAACCCGTTGAAAAGAATGACATTTGATACCAttcaaaaaaaaccaaaataaagcAACCCAAGTGCAAAGTAAATATTTCTGTCATCAAGGAGTGGAGCTAGGAAAGATGCATTATTTAACAAAAGGGCGTCCTGCTAATTTCAGTTCCTCTTCTCCCGTAACATTGGCCGTTTACTTTCTAACCAACAAGTTATGAAAATTCTTAGTAAGCAAACAATGTGAAGGTTCTCTTCGCATGTAATGTACAACTCCATCTCCTTATATTGGAGGTAGCTGACAAGTCAATTTGTATGAACTTCTGAATAACTCTTACATTCTCTTTTTCTAGTATATTTCTGGCGAACTTGTTTTTGCGCAGATAACCACATTCAAATGAACCAGAGGATTGATACTAAAGAACGATGAACTCGGAAAATCCAACAAGTGTGTCCCCTCCcaacatttctcaaaacttCATCATTTGCAAACTTTAAAAGAAAGATAGAAAGCAGTAAGGAATATATTTTATTACCTAATGAAGTGTCGCTCCCTCGCTGGAACGTGAATGGATACGGAAACACTGAAGTATGTGCCTATGAGAGAAGAGTTcaatacaaaatcaaaatttagaaTTACTTAAATAAGTATCCAAAAGAAGAGAACAGATGAATTAAAACTGAAGCTTACAGGATTAAGCAAGGCTTTGTAGGGAGAATCATCCAACAACACTGTGTTTGATTCATTATATGCACCCTTCTCCCACGGAAGACCAGGCTCTTGTTTTTCCCATACTCTCCTCAGCTCCTTAAAAACCAAGGTCTTATGCCTATTTTCTAGCGTCCTGAACCCTGTTGCAGTGCAGTGGGATAGATCCTGCAACGCCATCATAAAATCCATCAAGATGTCCACAACTCGGATGCAAGGAAATCAATGTTTGAGCTATTTTATGGTTGCAGGAGCCCATTGGTAGGAAAAGGAATCTATCTAGTGATAATTTGATTCTCTGTCACCAAAGTAATTAGCCGAGAAAAAAGGACGACTCATCTTGACAtaacaaagaaataatcaaTAGACATAGTAATAATATCTAGACAACGATTTGCATGCCATACGAATCATAAAGATTCATGaaaattctttaattttgaCTCATTGCAATATCATCCCAAACAGTAATTGAGGATAAGAGCAAGCAATAAAGGTTGAATCGAGAATGTTATTGCAATTTCTACATACAAAATGTTAGATGATGCCCAAAACGAACAGGGATATAAGCACTTACCCAACAAAACAGCAACTTGTGCTTCATATCACCCATCAGATAATCAATCACTTTTTCCACAATTCTCCTTCAACAAATTAATAGGTATTGCTGTCACTAACTATTCCTAAAACTAATGGATAAGTTAACAAACCGAGATATTGCTAAAGTAAACAGAGGCAGAAACGAAAATAAAAGttcttaaatttaaaataaaagaataagtgAATAAAAGCCAaacgaaagaaagaaaggatAACAAACTTACTTGGATCTTGAAGACCACACACCCACTTCGAAACGCTCAAAGCAGAACTTAAGAAAATCAAGATAGAAGG
This window harbors:
- the LOC126582825 gene encoding uncharacterized protein LOC126582825 isoform X2 — encoded protein: MIKSTSSFTMPKGEVQVNLLVNAAPRPSIVRIMETGAETTKNRVRSNQVLKKKRRRRRRMKKPNLLQDTGGVKTMNEEDNRSGISNISIVRTPVCDTEKKLLILDINGLLADIVSPPPKGLASDIRIQRRAIFKRPFYLDFLKFCFERFEVGVWSSRSKRIVEKVIDYLMGDMKHKLLFCWDLSHCTATGFRTLENRHKTLVFKELRRVWEKQEPGLPWEKGAYNESNTVLLDDSPYKALLNPAHTSVFPYPFTFQRGSDTSLGPGGDIRVYLEGLAAAENIQEFVEQQPFGQGPINESSASWPFYLKVLRKVYTLETANITCNSTVKG
- the LOC126582825 gene encoding uncharacterized protein LOC126582825 isoform X1: MIKSTSSFTMPKGEVQVNLLVNAAPRPSIVRIMETGAETTKNRVRSNQVLKKKRRRRRRMKKPNLLQDTGLAENLPREYGQSDTNHMHRLSTLSLSDERSDDIVVISSGGVKTMNEEDNRSGISNISIVRTPVCDTEKKLLILDINGLLADIVSPPPKGLASDIRIQRRAIFKRPFYLDFLKFCFERFEVGVWSSRSKRIVEKVIDYLMGDMKHKLLFCWDLSHCTATGFRTLENRHKTLVFKELRRVWEKQEPGLPWEKGAYNESNTVLLDDSPYKALLNPAHTSVFPYPFTFQRGSDTSLGPGGDIRVYLEGLAAAENIQEFVEQQPFGQGPINESSASWPFYLKVLRKVYTLETANITCNSTVKG